Proteins encoded by one window of Desulfovibrio inopinatus DSM 10711:
- a CDS encoding sulfurtransferase, with protein MRFHMPVFLSIVCILFASTVCAAPLHHPHSILITPQQLHQWITEKKTGLIIAEVSWGGPKDYDAGHVPGAIHINTDEIEYDEFNARSSTPADKLGRSTTIEEDQAKGLSPDSTLPRNWWNIYPDTLLLPALAFMGIDVNSTVVLYGKDPTAAARLAWTLLYAGVEHVFLLNGGLHAWKTAGFDVSTESVTRNPVANFGAKTALHPEYLVDVPFVRQKIKSNAPDFVLMDIRTRDEFDGKTAPYSYIPTKGRVHNAVWGKSGKGPWTMEYYVDKDGVFKTPQEVEAMWKEQGIRGDRHTAFYCGTGWRSSMAFLYAYMLGWDTISNFDSGWYEWSMGSEAAQNPIDTFSSK; from the coding sequence ATGCGATTCCACATGCCTGTATTCCTCAGTATTGTCTGCATCCTCTTCGCTTCAACGGTATGCGCAGCGCCGCTGCACCACCCGCATTCAATCCTCATCACACCACAACAACTGCACCAATGGATCACCGAAAAAAAAACCGGTTTAATTATTGCGGAAGTCTCATGGGGCGGCCCGAAAGACTATGACGCCGGGCATGTTCCGGGGGCAATCCATATTAATACGGACGAAATCGAATATGATGAATTCAACGCTCGTTCATCCACCCCAGCCGATAAACTCGGACGTAGCACAACGATTGAAGAAGATCAGGCCAAGGGACTTTCTCCCGATTCCACGCTGCCAAGAAACTGGTGGAACATCTACCCGGACACCCTTTTGCTTCCTGCACTCGCATTTATGGGAATCGACGTGAACAGTACGGTTGTCCTGTATGGCAAGGATCCGACAGCGGCGGCGCGTCTGGCCTGGACACTCCTCTATGCCGGTGTGGAACATGTGTTTCTGCTCAATGGAGGGTTGCATGCATGGAAAACCGCCGGATTCGATGTCTCCACGGAATCTGTGACTCGCAATCCCGTTGCCAACTTTGGGGCCAAAACAGCCTTGCACCCTGAATATCTCGTGGATGTCCCGTTTGTCCGCCAGAAAATAAAAAGTAACGCACCGGATTTTGTTCTTATGGACATCCGTACGCGTGATGAATTCGACGGAAAAACCGCACCGTACTCGTATATCCCCACCAAAGGCCGCGTTCATAATGCCGTTTGGGGAAAATCGGGAAAAGGTCCATGGACCATGGAATATTATGTCGATAAAGACGGGGTCTTCAAAACGCCTCAAGAGGTTGAAGCCATGTGGAAGGAACAGGGAATTCGTGGTGATCGCCATACCGCCTTCTATTGCGGAACCGGTTGGCGATCGAGCATGGCGTTTCTCTACGCGTATATGCTCGGCTGGGATACCATAAGCAATTTTGATTCCGGATGGTACGAATGGTCAATGGGGTCTGAAGCTGCACAAAATCCCATTGATACCTTTTCTTCAAAATAA
- a CDS encoding substrate-binding domain-containing protein produces the protein MHDVKPGMNRRAFLKGGGAALATLAVPTAAHAASSEKAAQSLQVWSCGGLAEAFMPANQAWEQKTGISIAYTGAFAGALGKSLLGSAQTEVFAPRVLELAKKLKAQGKMLSYRPLCFTKYVIVTPIGNPADIASIEDLKRPGVKTLFSPDSSPPGGAAVMGLLKKSGTLPEAKANAAWLGSCVQHDIADVANGTCDASVVELRITRLPRYKDQFEIIDIPEAFFPPPPIPFTIGVMKWAKDKTMAEEFVQFICSEKGQACFERAGFIPAISDEGQRLAKKYGVING, from the coding sequence GTGCATGATGTCAAACCAGGAATGAACCGCCGAGCATTTCTCAAAGGTGGTGGCGCGGCCTTGGCTACACTGGCCGTACCGACTGCCGCTCATGCTGCATCGTCGGAAAAAGCAGCCCAATCGTTGCAAGTCTGGTCGTGTGGTGGATTGGCCGAAGCCTTCATGCCTGCCAATCAGGCGTGGGAGCAGAAGACCGGTATATCCATCGCCTACACTGGTGCGTTTGCCGGCGCGTTGGGAAAATCACTTTTAGGAAGCGCCCAAACAGAAGTATTTGCCCCACGGGTCTTGGAGCTTGCCAAAAAGCTCAAAGCACAAGGGAAAATGCTTTCATATAGGCCGCTGTGTTTCACAAAGTACGTCATCGTGACGCCTATCGGCAATCCTGCCGACATTGCGTCCATTGAGGATTTAAAACGTCCCGGTGTCAAAACGTTATTTTCCCCGGATTCTTCTCCTCCCGGCGGTGCGGCTGTTATGGGACTCCTCAAAAAGAGCGGAACATTGCCGGAAGCCAAAGCCAATGCCGCCTGGCTTGGTTCTTGTGTACAACACGATATTGCCGATGTGGCCAATGGTACGTGTGATGCGTCAGTGGTGGAATTACGTATTACGCGTTTACCACGCTATAAAGATCAATTTGAAATCATTGACATTCCAGAAGCGTTTTTCCCGCCACCGCCAATCCCTTTTACCATCGGCGTCATGAAATGGGCCAAGGACAAGACAATGGCCGAAGAATTTGTCCAATTCATTTGTTCCGAGAAAGGTCAGGCATGTTTTGAACGAGCGGGTTTCATTCCGGCAATTTCCGACGAAGGACAACGGCTCGCGAAGAAGTACGGAGTGATCAATGGCTAA
- a CDS encoding ABC transporter permease, whose translation MTTHREMKIHTPLALKVLPVVSVVVFFLLWEGVVCFGFVPETMLATPSSVFKLLLVKLRESDPDGALLQQHIWISIQEAFSGYFLSLLIGLPLGLAMGWFTVAEGLGRPLFEIIRPIPPVAWIPLTIFWFGIGLSGKIFIIWLGGLVPCVINAYAGVKMTNPTLIQMARTYGASDWQIFTRLCIPSALPMVFGALQIALACCWTNLVGAELLAADAGLGFLITMGRRLALPEMVVLGMVMVGFTGAIIGVAIDLVERRLLTSIRR comes from the coding sequence ATGACGACCCATCGGGAAATGAAAATCCATACTCCTCTGGCGCTCAAGGTGTTGCCAGTGGTGAGCGTGGTCGTTTTTTTCCTTTTATGGGAGGGGGTGGTTTGTTTCGGCTTCGTGCCGGAAACCATGCTTGCGACCCCGAGCAGTGTGTTCAAGCTGCTTCTCGTCAAACTGCGGGAGAGTGACCCCGATGGGGCATTGCTCCAGCAACACATCTGGATCAGCATTCAGGAGGCTTTCAGTGGGTATTTTTTGTCTTTACTGATAGGCCTGCCTTTGGGATTGGCTATGGGTTGGTTTACTGTAGCCGAAGGGTTGGGGCGGCCTCTCTTCGAGATAATCCGGCCTATTCCGCCTGTGGCCTGGATCCCTTTAACTATCTTCTGGTTTGGCATCGGCCTGTCAGGGAAGATTTTTATTATATGGCTTGGTGGCCTTGTGCCCTGTGTCATCAACGCCTATGCGGGCGTGAAGATGACCAATCCTACGCTTATTCAAATGGCTCGCACATATGGTGCAAGTGACTGGCAGATCTTCACTCGGCTCTGCATCCCATCGGCTCTCCCCATGGTCTTTGGGGCGCTCCAAATCGCGTTGGCCTGCTGTTGGACGAACCTTGTCGGCGCTGAATTGCTTGCTGCGGATGCTGGACTTGGATTTCTCATTACTATGGGACGACGGCTGGCTTTGCCGGAAATGGTGGTTCTCGGTATGGTTATGGTGGGGTTTACAGGCGCGATTATTGGCGTAGCCATTGACCTTGTGGAAAGACGGCTTTTGACCAGTATCAGGAGGTAA
- a CDS encoding ABC transporter ATP-binding protein translates to MHPTAVPALPRSKSNIAPTACLATTASGHEPNAKEQREVKIEVKNLTKRFGDLLVLDNISFDVAEGEFVAIVGPTGCGKTTFLNVLSRLIPVTSGHILISGQNADPKRHNISFVFQEPTCLPWSTVRDNVAFGMDIKRVSRAERDSRLEYILNLMGLAQCAHLYPNQVSASMLQRIAVSRAFAVDPDLLLMDEPYGQLDVNLRFHLEDELLKLWRNLKSTVLFITHNIEEAVYLAERILVLSNKPTTIKASIKVELPRPRDFMDPEFIRIRKEVTELIRWW, encoded by the coding sequence ATGCACCCTACCGCAGTCCCCGCCCTTCCTCGGAGCAAATCGAACATCGCGCCCACCGCCTGTTTGGCTACGACTGCATCCGGGCACGAGCCGAATGCGAAAGAGCAACGTGAGGTCAAGATCGAAGTGAAAAACTTGACGAAACGTTTTGGGGATCTCCTCGTGCTCGATAACATCTCCTTTGACGTGGCTGAAGGAGAGTTTGTGGCCATCGTCGGCCCAACGGGATGCGGCAAAACGACGTTTTTAAACGTCCTCTCCCGCCTCATACCCGTCACCAGTGGCCACATCCTCATCAGTGGCCAAAACGCTGATCCTAAGCGGCACAATATTTCTTTTGTTTTCCAGGAGCCCACCTGTTTGCCCTGGAGTACGGTGCGTGACAACGTCGCCTTCGGCATGGACATCAAAAGAGTGTCCCGTGCCGAGAGAGACAGCCGTCTGGAATACATTCTCAATCTTATGGGCCTTGCCCAATGCGCTCACCTTTACCCGAATCAAGTCTCAGCGAGCATGCTTCAGCGTATCGCCGTGTCCCGTGCCTTTGCCGTGGACCCCGACCTGCTCCTCATGGACGAGCCATACGGTCAACTCGACGTTAACCTCCGGTTTCATTTGGAGGATGAGCTGCTTAAGCTTTGGCGTAACCTGAAAAGCACCGTGCTTTTTATCACCCACAATATTGAGGAGGCGGTCTACTTGGCAGAGCGCATTCTGGTGCTCTCCAACAAGCCTACGACCATCAAAGCCAGTATTAAGGTGGAGTTGCCGCGTCCACGTGATTTTATGGACCCGGAGTTTATCCGCATCCGAAAAGAAGTCACGGAACTCATTCGCTGGTGGTGA
- a CDS encoding ABC transporter permease, which produces MPTTTTRDAVVAHETVETHVDRTPLTLKHVLHNRWLLYILSLTAFFAVWELMARTGSKGGASTLASPLEVIREIVFLANNKLAQKTLWGHAWDSTRRVFIGFSIASVIAVPLGLFMALNRYVNAVVKPLFDLFKPMPPIAWTSLSILWFGIGEGSKVFIIVIGTFVPCLLNAYNGVRLVDPELYDVIRTLGGSRRDEILHVCFPAAFPAIFAGLQISLSIAWSCVLAAELISSRSGLGFIIVRGMKLSQPEIVIGGMIVIAVAAWGTTLLVMALESVLCPWKRKIAGQ; this is translated from the coding sequence ATGCCAACGACCACGACTAGGGATGCTGTTGTGGCTCATGAGACAGTGGAGACCCACGTGGATCGTACGCCTTTGACTCTGAAACACGTGCTGCACAACCGTTGGCTACTTTACATTCTTTCGCTTACCGCCTTTTTCGCGGTCTGGGAACTCATGGCTCGGACTGGAAGTAAGGGGGGAGCCAGCACGTTGGCCAGCCCATTGGAAGTGATCAGGGAAATAGTCTTTCTCGCCAACAACAAGCTGGCACAAAAGACCCTTTGGGGCCATGCTTGGGACAGTACTCGACGTGTATTCATCGGATTTTCCATTGCCTCGGTTATTGCTGTACCGCTTGGGCTTTTTATGGCTCTTAACCGCTATGTTAACGCTGTGGTCAAACCCCTCTTCGATCTGTTTAAGCCTATGCCCCCCATCGCCTGGACCTCCCTCTCCATTCTTTGGTTTGGCATTGGAGAAGGTTCCAAAGTCTTTATTATTGTCATCGGTACCTTTGTGCCTTGCCTGCTCAACGCGTACAATGGTGTGCGTTTGGTTGACCCCGAACTCTACGATGTGATCCGGACCCTCGGCGGGAGTCGGCGCGACGAGATTTTGCATGTGTGTTTTCCAGCCGCGTTTCCGGCTATTTTCGCGGGACTGCAGATATCACTTTCCATCGCATGGAGTTGTGTGCTGGCTGCCGAGTTGATCAGCTCCCGTTCAGGATTGGGGTTTATCATCGTGCGCGGCATGAAGCTGTCACAGCCTGAAATCGTCATTGGCGGCATGATTGTTATTGCTGTGGCGGCCTGGGGTACCACTTTGCTCGTCATGGCTTTGGAGAGCGTGTTGTGTCCATGGAAACGTAAAATTGCTGGACAATAA
- a CDS encoding rhodanese-like domain-containing protein translates to MEEQIRFYEAKLAYEMDSADLVEILKGKDSVVVIDTRQGEAYHTEHIPGSISFPHRTMDAISTQNLDRNCVYVTYCDGIGCNASTKGALKLARLGFRVKELIGGLDWWKRDGYTTDGTHSTKEGEDRRCAC, encoded by the coding sequence ATGGAAGAACAAATTCGATTTTATGAGGCAAAACTCGCGTATGAGATGGATTCTGCCGATCTCGTTGAAATATTGAAAGGAAAAGACTCCGTTGTTGTGATCGATACGCGGCAGGGCGAGGCGTATCATACGGAACATATTCCCGGATCGATCAGCTTTCCTCACCGAACCATGGATGCAATATCGACTCAAAATCTGGATCGAAACTGCGTGTACGTCACCTATTGTGATGGTATCGGATGCAATGCGTCGACCAAAGGAGCTCTCAAGCTAGCTCGCCTCGGTTTCAGGGTCAAGGAACTGATCGGCGGCTTGGATTGGTGGAAACGAGACGGATATACGACCGACGGAACACATTCCACGAAAGAGGGAGAGGACAGGCGTTGCGCGTGTTGA
- a CDS encoding DUF169 domain-containing protein, whose product MTYKEMQDVLMKELRLYHYPIAVKFFYDNDELEAFQNAAPEIHTPVKPMTFCQWEIAARMKGQIVYSDLKGLGCGNAQYSFGWKELDEGEIKGHAKYTRDLDQAERFVKSKARLDEGLLGIAVAPLGAIDGLYEPDTVHFYCDNMQAYHLAVDYMAATDTHPLRPSITMNSSACGGNVYTFREQEFNMLPACSGSYNAGKTERGEINVIIPGKKFRATFDRLMERINASSSAITRPGDGFPGADICKNCPLIVFKKK is encoded by the coding sequence ATGACCTACAAAGAAATGCAAGATGTACTGATGAAAGAGCTGCGGTTGTACCACTATCCGATAGCGGTCAAGTTTTTCTATGACAACGACGAACTTGAAGCATTCCAAAATGCTGCACCGGAAATTCACACCCCGGTGAAACCGATGACGTTTTGTCAGTGGGAGATTGCAGCCCGCATGAAAGGGCAAATCGTGTATTCCGACTTGAAAGGTCTGGGGTGCGGCAATGCACAATACAGCTTTGGTTGGAAAGAATTGGATGAGGGAGAGATCAAAGGACACGCCAAATATACACGCGACCTTGATCAGGCAGAGCGGTTTGTGAAGTCGAAAGCGAGACTTGATGAAGGCCTGCTGGGGATTGCTGTGGCACCACTTGGTGCCATTGATGGCCTGTACGAACCGGATACGGTGCATTTCTACTGTGACAATATGCAGGCCTATCACTTGGCTGTCGATTACATGGCTGCCACGGATACGCATCCGTTGCGTCCGAGCATTACCATGAATTCTTCGGCTTGTGGTGGTAATGTCTATACCTTCCGTGAACAAGAATTCAATATGCTCCCAGCGTGCTCCGGAAGTTATAATGCGGGGAAGACCGAACGTGGCGAGATCAACGTCATTATTCCGGGCAAAAAGTTTCGTGCGACCTTCGATCGGCTGATGGAGCGCATCAATGCCTCCAGTAGTGCCATAACACGTCCCGGCGATGGATTCCCCGGAGCCGATATCTGTAAGAATTGTCCGCTTATTGTCTTCAAGAAAAAATAA
- a CDS encoding methyl-accepting chemotaxis protein, translated as MGEAQQVLLQGEKNKIKVATDSLAVALSKALHDIPSEDAKVAFLRQSIHDIFFENDKSGYYFIYQGTTNVAHPVKATLQGKDLYNLKGKDGVYSVRELADAAASGGGFVSFSWDKPGKDAPVPKLGYATMISGSPYWIGTGVYIDNVSEKADAIATLMREQSNMSIIEQAVLFVVLFIFLLLPTSFFIARSIVRPIQETTEAAKTIAAGNLDVHLDQTGGVEARNLKDALATMAASLRKMIDSLSSKEREALSKAQEAEDASREAHEAVALAEARANEMERAADKLAHVVEIVTSAAEELSVQIDQSYRGAEEQANRVDETAQAMDRMNSMVLEVARNAADAANASDQARSKAEVGSEIVARAVKSIDEICQQSHTIKNDMGTLGKQAEGIGQILDVISDIADQTNLLALNAAIEAARAGEAGRGFAVVADEVRKLAEKTMTATSEVGKAIRGIQDGTQKNITQVEQSVHTIEQATELANNSGNSLREIVDLVSAATSQVQSIASAANDQSTSSESISNSITDINQISTETSGAMRESHSAILELSRQVQELQKLIEDMKCGSAYAALSA; from the coding sequence GTGGGAGAAGCGCAGCAGGTATTACTTCAAGGGGAGAAAAACAAAATAAAAGTTGCAACGGACTCCTTGGCTGTCGCATTATCCAAAGCTCTTCACGACATCCCATCAGAAGATGCGAAGGTGGCATTCCTCAGGCAATCAATTCATGATATTTTCTTTGAAAACGACAAGTCAGGGTACTATTTTATATATCAAGGAACGACTAATGTTGCCCATCCTGTAAAAGCAACGTTGCAGGGGAAAGATTTATATAATCTCAAAGGGAAAGACGGAGTCTATTCCGTTCGAGAACTTGCCGATGCTGCGGCCTCTGGTGGAGGATTTGTGTCTTTTTCTTGGGATAAACCTGGGAAGGATGCTCCTGTTCCGAAGCTTGGATACGCCACCATGATTTCAGGCTCTCCATATTGGATTGGAACTGGAGTGTATATCGATAATGTCTCCGAAAAAGCTGATGCTATTGCAACACTTATGCGTGAGCAGAGCAATATGTCCATCATTGAACAAGCTGTTTTATTTGTGGTACTTTTTATTTTTCTATTGCTCCCAACAAGTTTTTTTATTGCACGCAGTATTGTGCGTCCGATCCAAGAAACAACTGAAGCTGCCAAAACCATTGCCGCTGGAAATCTGGATGTACACCTTGATCAAACCGGTGGTGTTGAAGCGAGAAACCTTAAAGATGCATTAGCGACGATGGCGGCCTCGTTGCGAAAAATGATCGATTCGTTAAGTTCTAAGGAGCGCGAAGCCTTGAGTAAGGCTCAAGAGGCCGAAGATGCCAGTCGTGAAGCCCATGAAGCCGTGGCGTTGGCCGAAGCCCGAGCCAATGAAATGGAACGGGCGGCGGATAAGCTCGCTCATGTTGTCGAAATTGTTACTTCGGCTGCTGAGGAATTATCCGTGCAGATCGATCAATCATATCGAGGAGCGGAAGAACAAGCCAACCGCGTTGACGAAACGGCACAGGCGATGGATCGCATGAACAGCATGGTTCTTGAAGTTGCTCGGAATGCAGCCGATGCTGCAAATGCTTCGGATCAGGCGAGAAGCAAGGCTGAAGTCGGCTCTGAAATTGTCGCCCGAGCTGTAAAGAGCATTGATGAAATTTGCCAACAGTCGCATACTATCAAAAACGATATGGGAACGCTGGGCAAACAGGCCGAAGGCATCGGACAAATTTTGGATGTTATTTCCGATATCGCCGATCAAACCAATTTGCTGGCACTCAATGCTGCCATTGAAGCTGCACGGGCTGGCGAAGCCGGACGAGGATTTGCCGTTGTTGCCGACGAAGTGCGTAAACTCGCCGAAAAAACCATGACGGCCACGAGTGAAGTTGGGAAAGCAATCCGTGGTATTCAGGACGGGACGCAAAAGAACATCACACAGGTCGAACAATCGGTGCATACCATTGAACAAGCCACGGAACTAGCTAATAACTCGGGAAATTCGTTGCGGGAAATCGTTGATCTGGTCAGCGCGGCGACATCACAAGTGCAATCTATTGCTTCGGCGGCAAACGATCAATCGACATCAAGTGAATCCATCAGCAACAGTATTACCGATATCAACCAAATTTCCACAGAGACGTCGGGCGCGATGCGCGAATCGCATAGTGCGATTCTCGAATTGTCACGCCAGGTCCAAGAATTGCAAAAACTTATTGAAGATATGAAATGCGGTAGCGCTTACGCCGCATTGTCAGCATAG
- a CDS encoding 4Fe-4S binding protein: MANIQWTRRLIQAGSLYFLGTFSYYGIFRCPFAVPYVSCENCPVVQCPGRKLWLITWIGILLSALIFGRAFCSHACPGGMVAELLSRVALLKGKIRKTLDKKLSYIKYGMLAASVYLVWIMHNPRWAVPIRTGEFFPSTTLTFEHAFPLWFVRTFFVVGALALGILIPHFWCRYLCPTGALLEPFRKFSFYGYSMNASCTDCGKCNRHCDLETRPHEQNCTNCGACKPVCPVDAIHIERITTTSSSTQTTTQ; the protein is encoded by the coding sequence ATGGCTAATATCCAGTGGACAAGACGTCTTATCCAGGCCGGTTCCCTCTATTTCTTAGGAACATTCTCCTACTATGGAATTTTTCGCTGTCCGTTCGCCGTTCCCTATGTCAGTTGTGAAAACTGTCCCGTCGTCCAGTGTCCCGGCCGCAAACTCTGGCTCATCACCTGGATAGGCATCCTTCTCTCAGCTTTGATCTTCGGCCGTGCCTTCTGTTCCCACGCCTGCCCTGGTGGCATGGTTGCGGAATTGTTGAGCCGTGTTGCTCTGCTCAAAGGAAAAATACGAAAAACATTGGACAAGAAGCTGTCGTATATTAAATACGGCATGCTCGCCGCGTCTGTGTATCTTGTGTGGATTATGCATAATCCCCGCTGGGCAGTACCAATTCGTACCGGCGAATTTTTCCCGTCCACAACACTCACGTTCGAACATGCGTTTCCCTTATGGTTCGTTCGAACATTTTTTGTCGTTGGCGCACTGGCTTTGGGTATCCTCATTCCACATTTCTGGTGCCGTTACCTGTGCCCTACAGGAGCCCTTCTGGAGCCTTTTCGAAAATTCAGCTTCTACGGCTACAGCATGAATGCATCCTGTACGGACTGCGGCAAGTGTAACCGACATTGCGACCTTGAAACACGACCGCATGAACAGAACTGCACAAACTGCGGAGCCTGCAAACCTGTATGCCCCGTTGATGCAATCCATATTGAAAGAATCACGACGACATCCTCATCCACCCAAACAACAACGCAATAA
- a CDS encoding LysR family transcriptional regulator yields the protein MEIRHLRLIQAITEEGSLTKATTRLHLTQSALSRQLQEAEYQLGTKIFLRVNKKLVLTEAGEQLLQLADDILDKIEDTERRIRKLIHGEEGEIRISTECYTSYHWLPALMRQFQTLYPNVTLRIVMEATHQPLEKLLSGDLDIAITSDPIRNMPIRYTPLFRDEMYAVVAKNHPWADKPYVTAQDFAAENLIIHSLPLETVSVYQFVLAPANVTPARTTILPLTEAAIEMVRAEMGVFVMAHWALEPYLKTGGLKKVRIGSTGLKRDHFVATLKARQFPAYFHHFIDFLKQEITLNR from the coding sequence ATGGAAATACGGCATTTGCGCCTTATTCAAGCGATCACCGAGGAAGGAAGCCTCACTAAGGCCACGACGCGACTTCATTTGACGCAATCCGCGCTGAGCCGACAATTACAGGAAGCCGAGTACCAACTCGGTACCAAAATTTTTTTGCGGGTGAATAAAAAGCTTGTCCTCACAGAAGCCGGGGAACAACTTCTTCAGCTCGCCGATGACATCCTCGATAAAATCGAAGATACCGAACGCCGCATTCGCAAGCTCATCCATGGTGAAGAAGGTGAAATTCGTATCAGCACAGAGTGCTATACGAGCTATCACTGGCTGCCCGCCCTTATGCGTCAGTTTCAAACGCTCTACCCGAACGTTACGCTCCGCATCGTTATGGAGGCGACGCACCAGCCGCTCGAAAAGCTGCTTTCCGGCGACTTGGATATTGCTATCACCAGCGATCCGATCCGGAATATGCCGATACGCTATACGCCGTTATTTCGTGACGAAATGTATGCGGTTGTTGCTAAAAACCATCCATGGGCGGACAAACCCTATGTGACCGCCCAGGATTTTGCAGCCGAAAACCTCATCATTCATTCACTACCTTTAGAAACGGTTTCCGTTTACCAGTTCGTTCTCGCGCCTGCCAATGTAACACCGGCACGCACGACGATTCTTCCTTTAACCGAAGCAGCCATCGAAATGGTCCGCGCGGAGATGGGAGTCTTTGTCATGGCGCACTGGGCCTTGGAGCCGTATTTGAAAACCGGAGGTCTGAAAAAAGTACGGATAGGTTCCACTGGATTGAAACGTGATCATTTTGTCGCAACGCTGAAAGCCCGACAATTTCCCGCCTATTTCCATCACTTCATCGACTTTCTCAAGCAGGAAATTACGTTGAACCGGTAG
- the ccsA gene encoding cytochrome c biogenesis protein CcsA, whose translation MTPTLVVHIAACSLGYLLFGFAFCVGCVYRYRDHIIKHKKLKLTDRFPFSLQQLDRILFTSICLGLGFLTIGIPTGVMVLKAQNGVLNLASGRLLLPVSIWLFYMLVLYLRYIKGVRGKNPARLAAIGFTCALLSFLLELFLL comes from the coding sequence ATGACACCGACGCTTGTCGTGCATATTGCTGCGTGCTCACTTGGGTATCTGCTCTTTGGCTTCGCCTTTTGTGTCGGCTGTGTGTATCGATATCGCGACCACATTATCAAACATAAAAAACTGAAGTTGACCGACCGATTTCCGTTCAGCTTGCAACAGTTGGATCGGATTTTATTCACAAGCATTTGTCTTGGGCTGGGATTTCTGACGATTGGTATTCCGACAGGGGTGATGGTGTTGAAAGCACAAAATGGTGTGTTGAACCTCGCGTCCGGTCGTCTCTTGCTTCCGGTTTCCATATGGTTGTTTTATATGCTTGTGCTCTACCTGCGTTATATTAAAGGCGTTCGGGGGAAAAATCCGGCACGTCTTGCCGCAATCGGTTTTACGTGTGCTTTGCTTTCGTTTTTGCTCGAATTGTTTTTGCTCTAA
- a CDS encoding ABC transporter substrate-binding protein — protein sequence MRGLKYWMVTSVMIVTLFIAFVFAVAAQEIHQELDTAWMDENETFIPWYATQHGWDKAEGIELNMLMFDTGMAQMETLPAKEWVLGGTGGVPMMFGALRHNAYLIAIGNDESMTNAVLVRPDSPILNVKGANPAYPDVYGSADTVRGKTILVTTISSGHYAMSLWLKALGLTDKDVVIKNMDPAQCVAAFERGIGDAVVLWAPQMYNGLKKGWKVASDVKKAGGFILIVLAGDKEFCDNNPEVVAKFLKVYFRGIDLVRKDGVKLAPDYVEFLRWAGLNMSDEAAKMDLEMHPVYTLDEQLKLFDASQGESQVQAWQKQLVQFFTSLGKLKQEEGSQLETGYYITDKFLKLVPTVK from the coding sequence ATGCGTGGTTTAAAATATTGGATGGTAACCAGCGTCATGATCGTGACACTTTTTATAGCTTTCGTATTTGCCGTCGCAGCCCAGGAAATACACCAGGAACTCGACACTGCCTGGATGGATGAAAATGAAACTTTTATCCCTTGGTACGCCACGCAACATGGCTGGGACAAGGCTGAAGGCATTGAACTCAATATGCTCATGTTTGACACCGGTATGGCCCAAATGGAGACCTTACCCGCCAAAGAGTGGGTGCTGGGCGGCACCGGCGGTGTGCCTATGATGTTTGGCGCGCTACGACACAACGCGTATCTGATCGCCATTGGCAATGATGAGTCCATGACCAACGCTGTCCTCGTGCGGCCCGATAGCCCTATCCTTAACGTCAAAGGCGCCAATCCAGCGTATCCTGATGTCTACGGTTCGGCCGACACCGTCAGAGGGAAGACCATCCTTGTTACCACCATATCCTCCGGACATTACGCCATGAGCTTGTGGCTTAAGGCCTTGGGGCTTACCGACAAGGACGTTGTCATCAAGAACATGGACCCAGCCCAGTGTGTGGCCGCCTTTGAAAGAGGCATCGGCGACGCCGTTGTTCTATGGGCACCCCAGATGTACAACGGCTTGAAAAAAGGTTGGAAAGTCGCTTCGGATGTGAAAAAGGCCGGAGGCTTCATTCTTATTGTTTTGGCTGGTGACAAAGAGTTTTGCGACAACAATCCTGAAGTTGTAGCCAAGTTTCTCAAGGTCTATTTCCGTGGCATCGACCTCGTGCGTAAGGACGGCGTAAAGCTGGCTCCGGACTACGTCGAGTTTCTCAGGTGGGCAGGGCTCAATATGAGCGATGAAGCGGCCAAAATGGATCTGGAGATGCATCCAGTATATACCCTGGATGAACAACTCAAACTCTTCGACGCTTCACAAGGCGAAAGTCAAGTTCAGGCCTGGCAGAAGCAGCTGGTGCAATTTTTTACCTCCCTGGGCAAGCTCAAGCAGGAGGAAGGCTCTCAGCTTGAAACCGGCTATTACATCACCGACAAGTTCTTAAAACTCGTCCCGACGGTAAAATAG